From a single Collimonas pratensis genomic region:
- a CDS encoding porin translates to MKKTVFALAALGLIGANAHAQSNVTIYGVVDASLTYTSKVGAKNDSRFSVDSGDLSTSRIGFKGVEDLGGGLKAIFHLENGFNADDGTFGTASTLFDRKSVVGLSGAFGTVTIGRQTDFLEDIGNKYTSVQTFGGNGVKGGHFNNLDRVSGARTNNSIRYDSSNLSGFTGSLFYGFGEVAGQTSAGQAFGLGGNYANGPFGIGLAYFQTKLAADALPTKAGDTDLKTFTLGASYQAGPAKIYGAWSQAKRPLATAVASTGLVNITTATKANIFDLGVDYALTGNLHLLASVIYDRADISRKTTGSTKGKTTQLNLGVDYFLSKRTDLYAMYSNQRANDVNNPGVINGAYSSAPADDSSQNVLRVGLRHKF, encoded by the coding sequence ATGAAAAAGACCGTATTTGCACTAGCCGCTCTCGGCCTGATCGGCGCTAATGCACACGCTCAAAGCAATGTCACCATCTACGGCGTGGTCGATGCCAGCCTGACATACACCAGCAAGGTCGGCGCCAAGAACGATAGCCGCTTCAGCGTCGACTCCGGCGACCTGTCCACTTCCCGCATCGGCTTCAAGGGCGTGGAAGACCTGGGCGGCGGCCTGAAAGCGATTTTCCATCTGGAAAACGGCTTCAATGCGGATGACGGCACCTTCGGCACAGCCAGCACCCTGTTCGACCGTAAATCGGTGGTCGGCCTGTCGGGTGCGTTCGGCACAGTCACCATCGGCCGCCAGACCGACTTCCTGGAAGACATCGGCAACAAGTACACCTCGGTGCAGACCTTCGGCGGCAACGGCGTCAAGGGCGGCCACTTCAACAATCTGGACCGTGTCTCCGGCGCCCGCACCAACAATTCGATCCGCTACGACAGCAGCAACCTGAGCGGCTTCACCGGCAGCCTGTTCTACGGCTTCGGCGAAGTAGCCGGCCAGACTTCGGCAGGCCAGGCTTTCGGCCTCGGCGGCAACTATGCCAACGGCCCCTTCGGCATCGGCCTGGCTTACTTCCAGACCAAGCTGGCGGCTGACGCCTTGCCGACCAAGGCAGGCGATACCGATCTGAAGACCTTCACCCTGGGCGCCAGCTACCAAGCCGGCCCGGCCAAGATCTACGGCGCATGGTCGCAAGCCAAGCGTCCACTGGCGACAGCCGTGGCAAGCACTGGCCTGGTCAACATCACCACCGCGACCAAAGCCAATATTTTTGACCTGGGCGTGGATTACGCACTGACGGGCAATCTGCACCTGCTGGCCAGCGTGATCTATGATCGCGCCGACATCAGCCGCAAGACTACCGGCTCGACCAAGGGCAAGACTACCCAGCTCAACCTGGGCGTCGACTACTTCCTGTCCAAGCGCACCGACCTGTACGCCATGTACAGCAACCAGCGCGCCAACGATGTCAACAACCCAGGCGTGATCAACGGCGCCTACAGCAGCGCGCCGGCGGACGACAGCAGCCAGAACGTCTTGCGCGTCGGCCTGCGTCACAAGTTCTGA
- the rpiA gene encoding ribose-5-phosphate isomerase RpiA has protein sequence MTQDQLKQAVAREAIKYVVDGQIVGVGTGSTANFFIDELAKIKHRIKGAVASSEATAARLRAHDIEVYDLNQVATMPVYVDGADEITAQGAMIKGGGAALTREKIVASVAEKFICIADGSKLVKMLGKFPLPVEVIPMAQAVVARKLVKLGGEPNLRFKDGIPLITDNGNVIIDVVGLKIADPVELERQINQITGVVTVGLFAQQGADVCLLGTPDGVKTLTF, from the coding sequence ATGACCCAGGATCAACTCAAACAAGCTGTTGCCCGTGAAGCAATTAAATACGTGGTGGACGGCCAGATTGTCGGCGTCGGCACTGGCTCTACCGCCAATTTCTTCATCGACGAACTGGCCAAGATCAAGCATCGCATCAAGGGTGCGGTTGCTTCCTCCGAAGCCACTGCGGCACGGCTGCGCGCCCATGATATCGAAGTCTATGACCTCAATCAGGTTGCCACCATGCCGGTATATGTCGACGGCGCCGATGAAATCACCGCGCAGGGCGCCATGATCAAAGGCGGCGGCGCGGCGCTGACGCGGGAAAAGATCGTTGCCTCGGTGGCCGAGAAATTCATTTGCATCGCCGACGGTTCCAAGCTGGTCAAGATGCTGGGCAAGTTTCCGCTGCCGGTCGAGGTGATTCCGATGGCGCAGGCGGTGGTGGCGCGCAAGCTGGTCAAGCTGGGCGGCGAGCCGAACCTGCGTTTCAAGGATGGTATTCCGCTGATTACCGACAACGGCAACGTGATCATCGACGTGGTGGGTTTGAAGATCGCCGATCCGGTTGAACTGGAACGGCAAATCAACCAGATCACCGGCGTGGTGACGGTCGGCCTGTTCGCGCAGCAGGGTGCTGACGTGTGCTTGCTTGGCACGCCTGACGGCGTCAAGACATTGACCTTCTAA
- a CDS encoding cation:proton antiporter: protein MHHAVETFIQDLAVIMLIAGVVTVLFNRFKQPVVLGYIVAGVIIGPHTPPFSLITDERTIQILAELGVIFLLFSLGLEFSLKKLAKVGATAFVAALAEITLMLWVGYEIGIYFGWKKMDAVFLGAMLSVSSTTIIVKALNELGMKREKFAQLIFGILIVEDVLAIGMIALLSGVATSGSVDAGDAVTTIGKLVLFMIVSLVAGILIVPRLLDYVAKFKSKEMLLVTVLGLCFGFCLLVMKMEYSVALGAFLIGAVMAESRHLHQIERLIEPVRDMFSAIFFVAIGLLFNPSILAQYWLPIAVITLAVVLGKVVSCGLATFLSGQDGRTSMRVGMGLSQIGEFSFIIAALGVSLKVTSDFLYPTVVAVSAVTTLLTPYLIKLADPLSSRLAKAMPGKLASVFGMYSTWLASLQPQGDRAELSRIIRRILLQVVVNLALVAAIFIIGGYFAEALGGSMSAWVADPQVQDAIVWGGALLLSLPFLIATYRKLHALSMLLAEISVRPEWAGSYNHAVRRVIAEVIPVVSIVGIMLMIAALSSRILPPTNLLILVLVGAAVLVLVLWQRFVKLHSKLQIALRETLEQQPDEKH from the coding sequence ATGCACCATGCAGTAGAAACCTTCATCCAGGATCTTGCCGTCATCATGCTGATTGCCGGCGTCGTCACGGTCCTGTTCAACCGTTTCAAGCAGCCGGTGGTGCTCGGCTATATCGTCGCCGGCGTGATTATCGGGCCGCACACGCCGCCGTTCTCGCTGATCACCGATGAGCGCACGATCCAGATCCTGGCGGAGCTTGGGGTGATCTTTCTGCTGTTTTCTCTGGGGCTGGAATTCAGCCTGAAGAAGCTGGCCAAGGTCGGCGCCACCGCGTTTGTGGCGGCGCTGGCGGAAATCACGCTGATGCTGTGGGTCGGCTATGAAATCGGCATCTATTTCGGCTGGAAGAAGATGGATGCGGTGTTCCTCGGGGCGATGCTGTCGGTCTCTTCCACCACTATCATCGTCAAGGCGCTCAATGAGCTTGGCATGAAGCGCGAGAAATTTGCGCAGCTGATTTTCGGCATCCTGATCGTCGAAGATGTGCTGGCGATCGGCATGATCGCCTTGCTCTCGGGCGTGGCGACCAGCGGCTCGGTGGATGCCGGCGACGCCGTCACCACGATCGGCAAGCTGGTCCTGTTCATGATCGTGTCGCTGGTGGCGGGTATCCTGATCGTGCCACGCCTGCTCGATTACGTGGCTAAATTCAAGAGCAAGGAAATGCTGCTGGTAACGGTGCTCGGCCTCTGTTTCGGCTTCTGCCTTCTGGTCATGAAAATGGAGTACAGCGTGGCGCTGGGCGCTTTCCTGATCGGCGCCGTGATGGCCGAGTCGCGCCATCTGCATCAGATCGAACGCCTGATCGAACCGGTGCGCGACATGTTCAGCGCCATCTTTTTCGTCGCTATCGGCCTGTTGTTCAATCCCTCCATCCTGGCGCAGTACTGGCTGCCGATTGCCGTCATCACGCTGGCGGTAGTACTGGGCAAGGTGGTCAGCTGCGGGCTGGCGACTTTCCTGTCCGGGCAGGACGGCCGCACCTCGATGCGGGTCGGCATGGGCCTGTCGCAGATCGGCGAATTTTCCTTCATCATCGCAGCGCTTGGCGTCAGCCTGAAAGTCACCAGCGATTTCCTGTATCCGACGGTAGTGGCAGTGTCGGCGGTGACCACTTTGCTCACGCCCTATCTGATCAAGCTGGCCGATCCGCTTTCCAGCCGGCTGGCGAAGGCCATGCCGGGTAAACTGGCGTCGGTGTTCGGTATGTATTCAACCTGGCTCGCCAGCCTGCAGCCACAGGGCGACCGCGCGGAGTTGTCGCGGATTATCCGCCGCATTCTGCTGCAGGTAGTGGTGAACCTGGCGCTGGTCGCAGCAATCTTTATCATCGGCGGTTATTTTGCCGAGGCGCTCGGCGGCAGCATGTCAGCCTGGGTCGCGGATCCGCAAGTGCAGGATGCAATCGTCTGGGGCGGGGCGCTGCTGCTGTCGCTGCCGTTCCTGATCGCGACCTACCGCAAGCTGCATGCGCTGAGCATGCTGCTGGCGGAAATCAGCGTCAGGCCGGAATGGGCAGGCTCCTATAACCATGCGGTGCGGCGCGTGATCGCGGAAGTCATCCCGGTGGTCTCCATCGTCGGCATCATGCTGATGATCGCCGCGCTCAGCAGCCGCATCCTGCCGCCGACCAATCTGCTGATCCTGGTGCTGGTGGGCGCTGCGGTGCTGGTGCTGGTGCTCTGGCAGCGTTTCGTCAAACTGCATTCCAAGCTGCAGATCGCCTTGCGCGAAACCCTGGAACAGCAGCCGGACGAGAAACACTGA
- a CDS encoding NAD(P)-dependent alcohol dehydrogenase, protein MLKATGYAAHNAHAPLAQFAFERRTPGPTDVQIEILFCGVCHSDLHTARNEWHNTVYPAVPGHEIVGRVVAVGAQVKQFKAGDLAGVGCMVDSCQHCPSCAEGLEQYCENGFTGTYNAEDKHSGGVTYGGYASNIVVDQKFVLHVSDKLNLAAVAPLLCAGITTYSPLRHWNVSKGHKVGIVGLGGLGHMGVKIAHAMGAHVVLFTTSPGKTEDALRLGADEVVISKDAAQMAQHANSFDFILNTVAAPHNLDAFLNLLKRDGAMTLVGAPAEAHPSPNVFNLIMKRRTLAGSLIGGIKETQEMLDFCAEHGIVSDIELIAIQDINQAYERMLKSDVKYRFVIDMASLPAAA, encoded by the coding sequence ATGCTGAAAGCTACAGGCTATGCCGCACATAATGCCCACGCGCCGCTGGCGCAATTCGCCTTTGAGCGACGCACGCCGGGTCCGACCGATGTACAGATCGAGATCCTGTTTTGCGGCGTCTGCCACTCCGACCTGCACACCGCGCGCAATGAATGGCACAACACCGTCTACCCGGCAGTGCCCGGACATGAAATTGTCGGACGGGTGGTGGCAGTTGGCGCTCAGGTGAAACAATTCAAGGCGGGCGACCTTGCCGGCGTCGGCTGCATGGTGGATTCTTGCCAGCACTGTCCGAGCTGCGCCGAAGGGCTGGAACAATATTGCGAAAACGGCTTCACCGGCACCTACAATGCCGAAGACAAGCATAGCGGCGGCGTCACCTATGGCGGCTATGCCAGCAATATCGTGGTCGACCAGAAATTCGTCCTGCATGTCTCGGACAAACTCAATCTGGCAGCAGTAGCGCCGTTACTGTGCGCCGGCATCACTACTTATTCACCACTGCGCCACTGGAATGTCAGCAAGGGGCACAAGGTCGGCATCGTCGGCCTGGGCGGGCTCGGCCACATGGGCGTCAAGATCGCCCATGCGATGGGCGCGCATGTGGTGTTGTTTACCACTTCGCCAGGAAAGACCGAAGATGCCTTGCGGCTTGGCGCCGACGAAGTGGTGATCTCCAAGGATGCCGCGCAGATGGCGCAGCACGCCAACAGCTTCGATTTCATCCTGAATACCGTGGCGGCGCCGCATAACCTGGACGCTTTCCTGAACCTGCTGAAACGCGACGGCGCCATGACGCTGGTGGGCGCGCCGGCGGAAGCCCATCCTTCGCCCAATGTGTTCAACCTGATCATGAAACGGCGCACCCTGGCCGGCTCGCTGATAGGCGGCATCAAGGAAACCCAGGAAATGCTGGATTTCTGCGCCGAACACGGCATCGTCTCGGATATTGAATTGATCGCTATCCAGGATATCAACCAGGCTTACGAACGGATGCTGAAGAGTGACGTCAAGTATCGCTTCGTGATCGACATGGCATCCCTGCCTGCGGCGGCCTGA